A window of Acidobacteriota bacterium genomic DNA:
GTCGCATCGCAACCCGTCGAGACGTTCCAAACGTTCGCGCACGGCTTGCTCCCCGGCAGCCTTGTGCTGGTACGCGCGTTCGAGAGCCCGGCCGACCGACTCGAGCAACGCCGACAGACGGCTCCGGATCTCGCTTTCCAGACCGCGGCGGCTCTCGAGCACGCGCTCGCTCAGATCGTTGGCGACCCGCGCGCTGTTGGTGGCGATCAGGTGGCGCACGTACTTCGCGGCACTCGACTTGACAGCCGCGATCCTCAGGCGCCGCGGCAGCGCCCAATCGGCCACCCACGCCACGGGACCGGGTTCCGCCAGACGCAGAAGCTCTGCGAAGTGGAACTCGCTTGCCGCTCGAAAGCCTCGTTCCTCAATCAGGGCGGCGCCATCGGCGAACGCTTCCCCGGACGACGTCGCGATGCTTGCCATGAAGCCGTTGGCGAGATCCGCGAACCGCGTCATGGCCCGTCCATAGAGTGCCTCCGCTTCAGACTCCACCCCGCTAGCCCACTCGAGAATCGCCTCGGTCGCCACGTCCAGCGCAAAGTCCATGGCCTTCGCGCGATATGCCGGCCCGCGGCGATACGGCTCGGCATCAATGCGCTGGTCGAGCGTGCGCAGCACGCCGGGCATCGCGACGGCCATGAACTCCCGTCGGGTCTGCACGAAACTCGTTGATAGCTCCGCCTGTTCCACGCCAAGCAGGGCGGACAACTCACGCAATGCCTGCCCTGCGCCGGCGATGGTCTAGCGCAGGTGGCTCAACCGGCGTTCTGAATCGGCGAGGGGCTTGGTGAGTGCCGTGCGTTGCTCATCGATGTCGCGCAAGAGCTCACGAGCCAGCCGCGCGGCCCCGCGCAGGGCGGCCGCCGCCAACAAGTCGCTGGACCTGCCGGCCAACGCTCGCAGTTGGTCCTCCAGTTCGGTCCAGTCGCGCGAGCAGGAGCCCGCGAGCCGCTCAGCCGCGCTCACGAGCAGGGGCGGACCGATCTCGCGACCGAGCCGCCGGGTGATGACCGACTGCGCAAAGTCAGCTGCTTCCTGCAGATCGCCAGCGGGTCCCTTGTCGGCCTTGTTCAACACGATCAGCAGCGGATCGAGACGACTTCCCATTTCCTCGACCAGCGCCAACTCGTCAGCTGAGACGGGCGGGTCGGCCCCGAGCACGACTAGCGCGGCATCGATCTGCGGTGCAAACGCGCGGGTTACCTCAGTGCTCGCCGCGAAGACGGACCCGAGCCCCGGCGTGTCAATCAAACACAAACCCAATGCCAACAGCGGACTCGGGACGCACAGCTCAACGGCTGCGACCCTCTTGGCATTGCCGGGATTGCGAGCCTCGGTG
This region includes:
- a CDS encoding dynamin family protein, producing the protein MTDGHATAEGTTSPLRVIAESASNTGAESIANEAAALADRLAEGRFFVACVGQFKRGKSTLLNALIGQPLLPTGVVPMTSAVTVLRYGAELTTRVQLLDGTSHLIDAALISDFVTEARNPGNAKRVAAVELCVPSPLLALGLCLIDTPGLGSVFAASTEVTRAFAPQIDAALVVLGADPPVSADELALVEEMGSRLDPLLIVLNKADKGPAGDLQEAADFAQSVITRRLGREIGPPLLVSAAERLAGSCSRDWTELEDQLRALAGRSSDLLAAAALRGAARLARELLRDIDEQRTALTKPLADSERRLSHLR